A DNA window from Brassica napus cultivar Da-Ae chromosome C1, Da-Ae, whole genome shotgun sequence contains the following coding sequences:
- the LOC106375761 gene encoding probable serine/threonine-protein kinase At1g09600: protein MGCIISSRKKKPVSPEHRPRFQVSPPATIIANDDDDQAQKVSEKVSDKLGLKELKREESVLVVNPPPRSSELADSGWPPWLISVAGEALVGWIPRRESHFEKQEQIGRGTFSKVFKARDLPRNKTVALKRIRFDVTDSESIKCIAREITILRKLDHPNIIKLEGLMLVEHDSRSSTWSSSTWC, encoded by the exons ATGGGTTGCATCATCTCTTCTCGAAAAAAGAAACCGGTGTCGCCGGAACACCGTCCTCGCTTCCAAGTTTCTCCACCAGCAACAATCATCgctaatgatgatgatgatcaagcACAGAAAGTCTCAGAAAAGGTGAGTGATAAATTAGGTCTTAAGGAGctgaagagagaagagagcgTTCTTGTTGTTAATCCTCCTCCTCGTTCATCGGAACTAGCTGACTCCGGTTGGCCGCCGTGGCTTATCTCCGTCGCTGGTGAAGCCCTTGTTGGTTGGATTCCTCGCCGTGAATCTCACTTCGAGAAGCAAGAACaa ATTGGAAGAGGAACATTCAGCAAGGTGTTCAAAGCTAGAGATCTTCCCCGCAACAAGACCGTAGCTCTCAAGAGAATCCGTTTCGATGTCACCGACTCAGAAAGCATCAAGTGCATAGCCAGAGAGATCACAATCCTCCGCAAGCTAGACCATCCGAACATCATCAAACTAGAAGGGCTAATGCTTGTAGAACACGACTCTCGATCATCTACATGGTCTTCGAGTACATGGTGTTAA
- the LOC106374375 gene encoding agamous-like MADS-box protein AGL19, translating into MVRGKTEMKRIENATSRQVTFSKRRNGLLKKAFELSVLCDAEVALIIFSPSSKLYEFSSSGIANTIERYQRRVKETGLNHKRDDNSQQARDEIYGLTKKIEQLEISKRKLLGEGIDACSIEELQQLENQLERGLTRIRAKKYQLLREEIEKLKEEERNLIKENTELKEKLHGMGAIVVASSSSTLSSAEVNMDDNGNMEVETGLFIGPPETRQWKKIPPQN; encoded by the exons ATGGTGAGGGGAAAGACTGAGATGAAGAGGATAGAGAACGCAACGAGCAGGCAAGTGACCTTCTCCAAGAGAAGAAATGGACTTTTGAAGAAAGCCTTCGAGTTATCAGTCCTTTGTGATGCTGAAGTTGCTTTGATCATCTTCTCTCCAAGTTCCAAACTCTATGAGTTCTCTAGCTCTGG TATCGCAAACACAATAGAACGATACCAGAGACGAGTCAAAGAAACTGGACTTAATCACAAGAGAGATGATAATTCTCAG CAAGCAAGAGACGAGATATatggtttaacaaaaaaaattgagcaGCTAGAGATATCTAAACG GAAATTGCTTGGAGAAGGTATTGATGCATGTTCTATTGAGGAGCTGCAACAGTTAGAGAATCAATTAGAGCGAGGCTTGACCAGGATAAGAGCCAAGAAG TACCAACTACTCCGTGAAGAAATCGAGAAGTTGAAGGAAGAG GAGAGGAATCTCATTAAGGAAAATACAGAGCTGAAGGAGAAG TTGCATGGGATGGGAGCAATAGTAgtagcatcatcatcatcaaccttATCATCAGCAGAAGTGAACATGGATGACAATGGCAACATGGAAGTGGAGACCGGTTTGTTCATTGGACCTCCTGAGACAAGACAATGGAAGAAAATCCCTCCTCAAAACTAA
- the LOC106373056 gene encoding glutathione S-transferase T3-like, producing the protein MDFNPFEDSSNFVELLNSQQKVIFGNLSDTVSLSSSEVPKKGGKPRPERKERRTWTPTDDIVLISSWLNTSKDSVVGNEQKSLAFWERVATYLSYSPKLAGCERREGSTCKQRWHKLNDLVCKFCGACEAATREKSSGMNENDVIKLAHEIFVSNHKKRFTLEHAWHELRHDQKWCESSTTKNESSSKRRKCGDGSHSASSQVNENDEGTNHSIGVKAAKARGKRPVVEGKELSDFQSMWSLKKADLQLKERLSKMRMLESLVAKPSPLADYDEALKKKLIAELIPS; encoded by the coding sequence ATGGATTTCAATCCGTTTGAGGACTCTTCTAACTTTGTTGAACTATTAAATAGTCAACAAAAAGTTATCTTCGGTAACTTATCAGATACCGTTTCCCTCTCATCATCGGAAGTTCCTAAAAAAGGTGGCAAGCCTCGTCCAGAGCGTAAGGAACGAAGGACCTGGACGCCAACAGATGACATAGTGCTAATCAGCTCATGGCTTAACACTAGCAAAGACTCCGTTGTTGGCAATGAGCAAAAGTCACTCGCCTTCTGGGAGCGAGTTGCAACATACTTGTCCTATAGTCCTAAGCTTGCGGGCTGTGAAAGACGAGAGGGATCTACGTGCAAGCAACGTTGGCACAAGCTAAATGATCTAGTTTGCAAGTTTTGCGGGGCTTGTGAAGCAGCTACCAGGGAGAAAAGTAGTGGTATGAACGAGAATGATGTTATAAAATTAGCCCACGAGATCTTCGTCTCCAACCATAAGAAGAGGTTCACACTTGAACATGCTTGGCATGAGCTTCGCCATGACCAGAAGTGGTGTGAATCTTCTACAACTAAAAATGAAAGCAGCTCGAAAAGGAGAAAGTGTGGGGATGGTTCACATTCTGCAAGCTCGCAAGTAAATGAAAACGATGAGGGAACGAATCATTCCATAGGTGTTAAGGCAGCAAAGGCCCGTGGAAAGAGGCCGGTGGTTGAGGGGAAGGAGCTGTCTGACTTCCAGTCTATGTGGAGCCTTAAGAAGGCGGATTTGCAACTGAAGGAAAGGCTTTCCAAGATGAGGATGCTTGAGAGTCTTGTTGCAAAGCCATCACCGTTAGCTGATTATGatgaagctttgaagaagaaACTCATAGCTGAGTTGATTCCTAGTTAG
- the BNAC01G14450D gene encoding uncharacterized protein BNAC01G14450D, protein MRSESETLEDQPKPLTVEEMKQRKEDLRACFILCYFVLVICWFLILFSMLVPEIKIVHMSFTTELNNNSTTQQVHYLPLVSARWDLLIRVPGKLVGDYICLQGNLQASFLYKNVTLVTSSVQSYGKLEVGMPQLLNISAAATEEDLGGAAGMGEIMEAIKERTDLRFGSRLSLTDCREETEEGTLSYDCDETMLKFEQGSNHIKATTFGKHASCIVNL, encoded by the exons ATGAGATCGGAATCTGAAACACTAGAAGATCAGCCAAAACCCCTTACAGTAGAAGAGATGAAACAACGAAAAGAGGACCTGAGAGCATGCTTCATACTCTGCTATTTTGTCCTCGTGATATGTTGGTTTTTGATACTTTTCAGTATGCTAGTGCCCGAGATCAAAATAGTTCATATGAGTTTTACAACCGAGCTTAATAATAATAGTACAACACAACAAGTTCATTATCTTCCTCTAGTTAGTGCTAGATGGGATTTACTGATAAGAGTGCCTGGAAAACTTGTTGGTGATTACATATGCCTCCAAGGAAACCTCCAAGCCTCTTTTCTTTACAAGAATGTTACTCTTGTTACGTCCTCTGTCCAAAG TTACGGGAAACTCGAAGTAGGCATGCCTCAACTTCTCAATATTTCTGCGGCTGCTACTGAAGAAGATTTGGGAGGTGCAGCTGGCATGGGAGAGATTATGGAGGCTATAAAAGAGAGGACTGATTTGCGGTTTGGATCGCGGTTGTCACTTACGGATTGTAGGGAGGAGACAGAGGAAGGTACACTGAGCTATGACTGCGATGAAACCATGTTGAAGTTTGAGCAAGGCTCAAATCATATTAAGGCGACTACTTTCGGGAAGCACGCAAGTTGCATTGTTAATCTTTAG
- the LOC106375762 gene encoding ubiquitin carboxyl-terminal hydrolase MINDY-1-like yields MAIDFSQLPPPTSNFPAKKKQTNQIQASSQNEAGKNLSYKTKEIKFRKRDRQIVLQSENGPCPLIAICNVLILRNEMNLYPDRDRFQVSQERLLSLVADVLFDSDHDDDDDEFTENQQHRIADAINLLPRLADGINVNIRFRRIDDFESTPELAIFDLLSIPLFHGWIVDPHDFETANAIGCKSYNDLMTGLVTLETQTLKARIGSKECSLDFTATFTPTQRCLKKTRSFADSTPTSAEHSQLGRGDIEEERVLLRALRFSERENLGIYTRRDSSSGGDSVSGYSDVYLMSESDSLVDSMDAGSPCTSTPGSGNTCQKSKCNDQVSSKESGDETVCVLGNKFDVAEETHSSTPGALASEQLSSTELGDETASDVESNIKMVDVHVILEKNNQESTKSASSSEIQFKSEAVTFVNTDLTDRSQDDDNVAMYEAEKSVTLGSPVYKGQSPLGQSSSEGKDTNGVTPREGEVIKNFLNNNASQLTFPGLFFLEQGVEEGELCVFFRNNHFYTMLKYDNELYNLVTDQGYLNERDLVWEKLNEVNGDSVFVDGDFKVFRCESGNWDQQYALSSTADYIYSINSASKEGMEVDPDLKMAMELQEQELGEDIGFEVPMKKQSHVFFFFFSTRSESSPTMVQRWHMYNHECKFSSLPCKG; encoded by the exons ATGGCGATCGATTTCTCCCAACTTCCTCCTCCGACttcgaattttcccgccaaaaagaAGCAGACGAATCAGATTCAGGCCTCCTCGCAGAACGAAGCTGGGAAGAATCTCAGTTACAAAACGAAGGAGATCAAGTTTCGTAAGCGAGATAGGCAGATCGTTCTCCAGAGCGAGAACGGACCGTGTCCTCTGATCGCCATTT GTAACGTTCTGATCTTGAGAAACGAGATGAATCTATATCCTGATCGTGATCGATTCCAAGTATCTCAAGAGAGGCTGCTGAGTCTTGTGGCAGACGTATTGTTTGAT AGcgatcatgatgatgatgatgatgagtttACTGAGAACCAGCAACACAGAATTGCTGACGCCATTAATCTCCTTCCACGTTTGGCGGATGGCATTAATGTCAATATTAGATTCAGGAG GATTGATGACTTTGAGTCTACACCTGAGCTAGCTATATTTGATTTACTCAGTATTCCCTTATTTCACGGATGGATTGTTGATCCCCAT GATTTTGAAACCGCTAATGCAATTGGATGCAAATCTTATAATGATTTGATGACTGGACTTGTTACTTTGGAGACACAGACTCTAAAGGCTCGAATCGGCTCTAAAGAATGCTCTCTTGATTTTACTGCTACGTTTACTCCAACTCAACGTTGTTTGAAGAAAACAAGATCTTTTGCTGACTCTACACCTACATCTGCTGAGCATAGTCAACTCGGAAGGGGAGATATTGAAGAGGAAAGAGTGTTGCTGCGAGCCTTGAGGTTCTCTGAAAGGGAAAATCTGGGTATTTATACTCGCAGAGACTCGAGCAGTGGAGGAGACTCTGTGTCTGGATACTCAGATGTATATCTTATGTCTGAGAGTGACTCATTAGTAGATTCTATGGACGCTGGATCTCCTTGTACTAGCACCCCTGGAAGTGGTAATACCTGTCAGAAGTCTAAATGTAATGATCAGGTTTCTTCTAAGGAATCAGGAGATGAGACAGTTTGTGTTCTTGGGAATAAGTTTGATGTGGCGGAAGAGACACATTCTTCAACACCAGGCGCTCTTGCAAGTGAGCAGCTGTCTTCAACGGAATTGGGAGATGAGACGGCTTCTGATGTCGAGAGTAACATCAAAATGGTTGATGTGCATGTTATTTTGGAGAAGAATAATCAGGAGTCAACCAAAAGCGCTAGCAGCTCTGAGATTCAATTCAAGTCTGAAGCTGTAACTTTTGTTAACACAG ATCTTACGGACAGATCCCAGGATGATGATAATGTAGCCATGTATGAAGCTGAGAAATCTGTAACCTTAGGCTCTCCAGTGTATAAAGGCCAGTCACCTCTTGGCCAAAGCTCTTCTGAAGGGAAAGATACAAATGGGGTCACGCCAAGAGAGG GTGAAGTGATCAAGAACTTCTTGAATAATAATGCCAGCCAATTGACGTTTCCCGG TCTCTTTTTCTTAGAACAAGGCGTTGAAGAAGGTGAACTTTGTGTCTTCTTTCGCAACAATCACTTCTACACCATGCTTAAG TATGACAATGAACTCTATAATCTGGTTACTGATCAAGGCTATTTGAATGAGCGAGACTTGGTTTGGGAGAAACTAAACGAG GTGAATGGCGATTCAGTTTTCGTGGATGGTGACTTCAAGGTCTTCAGGTGTGAGAGTGGCAACTGGGATCAACAATATGCACTTAGTAGTACTGCG GATTATATCTACAGCATCAACAGTGCATCAAAAGAAGGCATGGAGGTTGA TCCCGATCTTAAAATGGCGATGGAGTTGCAGGAACAAGAGTTGGGTGAAGACATTGGTTTTGAG GTACCAATGAAGAAGCAGTcacatgtcttcttcttcttcttcagtacAAGAAGTGAGAGCAGTCCAACGATGGTCCAAAGATGGCATATGTACAATCATGAATGTAAATTCTCCTCCTTGCCCTGTAAAGGTtag